From Alteromonas australica, one genomic window encodes:
- a CDS encoding LacI family DNA-binding transcriptional regulator codes for MATIKDIAQAAGVSLATVSRVINDGPKVGKETRKRVKRIMEEMGYRPNANARALVTKRSASLGVVLAELHDPFFAMLAHGVETVTRKNNVQILLSAGSIEQDTERRAIEILLEHRVEAMVVHSKALDDQTLIDFAKQIPGFVLINRYIPEIANRCVWLDNVTGGRLMAEYAIGQGHKSLAVISSQYRIDDPNHRLQGIREAMKAAGIDLPESMIEYASPDQEGGELAMQNLLATGAKFTSVLAYNDAMASGAMTMLQDHGISVPDDVSVVGYDDVLLAKYCRPKLTTLRYPIEMMAAKAAELALKYASAIQPEEGLTFKYTPTIVKRDSLTRV; via the coding sequence ATGGCTACAATAAAAGATATTGCACAAGCAGCTGGTGTATCCCTAGCAACCGTATCTCGCGTCATTAACGATGGCCCCAAGGTTGGGAAGGAAACTCGCAAACGGGTAAAACGCATTATGGAAGAAATGGGTTACCGTCCCAATGCAAATGCCCGAGCGCTGGTAACCAAACGTAGCGCTTCTTTAGGTGTGGTATTAGCCGAATTGCACGACCCCTTCTTTGCCATGTTAGCCCACGGCGTAGAAACCGTTACTCGTAAGAATAATGTTCAAATACTGCTTAGTGCTGGCTCCATTGAACAAGACACCGAACGCCGCGCCATAGAAATTTTACTTGAACACAGAGTAGAAGCGATGGTGGTTCATAGCAAAGCCCTTGACGACCAAACTCTTATTGACTTTGCCAAACAAATTCCCGGTTTTGTACTGATTAACCGTTATATCCCCGAAATTGCTAATCGATGCGTGTGGCTTGATAACGTGACGGGTGGGCGGTTGATGGCAGAGTACGCTATCGGCCAAGGCCACAAAAGCTTGGCCGTAATTAGCAGCCAATACAGGATTGACGACCCTAATCACAGATTACAGGGTATACGAGAAGCAATGAAAGCCGCTGGCATCGATTTGCCTGAAAGCATGATTGAATACGCGTCTCCAGACCAGGAAGGCGGCGAACTTGCTATGCAGAACTTATTGGCGACTGGGGCTAAATTTACCTCTGTGTTGGCCTATAACGATGCAATGGCGTCAGGCGCAATGACAATGCTACAAGATCACGGCATAAGCGTACCAGACGACGTTTCGGTAGTTGGGTACGATGATGTGTTACTTGCGAAATACTGCCGACCTAAATTGACGACGCTGCGCTATCCTATTGAAATGATGGCGGCAAAGGCCGCTGAGCTTGCCCTTAAATATGCAAGTGCGATTCAGCCAGAGGAAGGCTTAACCTTTAAATATACCCCTACCATTGTTAAACGTGACTCATTGACCCGCGTTTAA
- a CDS encoding alpha/beta hydrolase gives MTRGLIVFFIAIGLSACAINVTPSAFFYQDNQNKPLNTTKLHAAIQQDKTSAGITRVEITNAQGLVLRGVAASYPKPKVNIIFYPDNRMPLSENNSILHRLGTLPANILWMDYQGVGASEKSGKLSINAIKDDALTIFDYAEGIFDEALPTIVHGRGVGSYFASYVAANKPIDGLVLDGAFNNISDLIANMVPSFSNSITSMKLHPEVHLMQIAPILRHYEGPLWMLVGADDSVTPPAISQSLMNNAASTQKRLSIIPKATHNATLKSDRAIADYRVFIASLSDI, from the coding sequence ATGACGAGAGGATTGATAGTTTTCTTTATTGCTATTGGGTTAAGTGCGTGCGCAATAAATGTAACGCCAAGTGCTTTCTTCTACCAAGACAACCAAAACAAACCATTAAATACCACCAAACTTCATGCAGCCATTCAGCAGGACAAAACATCTGCAGGTATCACCCGAGTTGAAATAACCAATGCGCAGGGCCTTGTGTTAAGAGGCGTCGCGGCGTCATACCCAAAACCGAAAGTAAATATTATTTTCTACCCCGATAACCGAATGCCGCTAAGCGAAAACAACAGCATTTTACATCGCCTAGGTACACTACCAGCTAATATCTTATGGATGGATTACCAAGGTGTTGGTGCCAGTGAAAAGTCGGGTAAACTTAGTATTAATGCGATTAAAGACGATGCATTGACCATTTTTGATTATGCAGAAGGTATTTTTGATGAAGCGTTGCCCACCATAGTACACGGGCGAGGCGTGGGAAGTTATTTTGCAAGCTACGTGGCTGCCAATAAGCCTATCGACGGTCTAGTACTTGATGGTGCATTTAACAATATCTCTGATCTCATTGCCAACATGGTTCCTTCGTTTTCAAATTCAATCACTTCAATGAAGCTGCATCCTGAAGTTCACTTGATGCAGATAGCACCGATTTTACGGCATTACGAAGGGCCATTGTGGATGCTTGTAGGCGCAGACGACAGTGTTACCCCGCCAGCGATTAGTCAGTCACTAATGAATAATGCTGCGAGTACTCAAAAACGTCTTTCTATTATTCCCAAGGCTACGCACAATGCCACACTGAAAAGCGACCGTGCTATTGCAGACTATCGCGTTTTTATCGCTAGTTTGTCAGATATTTAG
- a CDS encoding HAD family hydrolase, with amino-acid sequence MIDLSRYQGIIFDMDGTLVDSMGVHVEAWQVTCREFGYPFDREYHHSLGGVPTAETAVLLNKRYGCKHDPYVVAAFKKKVFDELEDLPALIEDTHIIFQRYIGSKPISVGTGSDRAHATWLLSQHNLLDPLHALVTSDDVAKGKPHPDTFLLAAKKMGIAPENCVVFEDTEMGRQAAVNAGMACIMVINGQVQTGL; translated from the coding sequence ATGATAGATTTATCACGCTACCAAGGTATCATTTTTGATATGGATGGTACCTTAGTGGATTCTATGGGCGTTCACGTTGAAGCTTGGCAAGTAACTTGTCGTGAGTTTGGTTACCCATTTGATAGAGAATACCATCATAGCCTTGGTGGTGTCCCTACTGCTGAAACGGCTGTTTTATTGAATAAACGGTACGGCTGTAAGCATGACCCATATGTCGTCGCGGCGTTCAAAAAGAAGGTATTCGATGAGCTTGAAGACCTTCCAGCGCTTATTGAAGACACCCATATTATTTTTCAACGATACATAGGCAGTAAGCCTATTTCAGTAGGGACTGGCTCTGACAGAGCACATGCCACCTGGTTGTTATCTCAGCACAATTTACTTGACCCATTACACGCGTTGGTGACATCTGATGATGTCGCTAAAGGGAAGCCTCACCCGGATACCTTTTTGCTAGCAGCTAAAAAAATGGGTATTGCGCCGGAAAACTGTGTTGTATTTGAAGATACAGAAATGGGTAGGCAGGCCGCAGTGAATGCCGGTATGGCCTGTATTATGGTCATCAACGGCCAAGTGCAAACTGGACTGTAA